The following are encoded together in the Candidatus Methylomirabilis oxygeniifera genome:
- the mreB gene encoding Rod shape-determining protein mreB, whose product MIFDWFFGMFSNDLAIDLGTANTVIYVKGKGIVLSEPSVVAIKKGTNMVLQVGRDAKEMLGRTPGSIVAIRPLKDGVIADFDITEAMIKHFIVKIHNRKTLVRPRIVIGVPSGITQVERRAIRDAAEQAGAREVYLMEEPMAAAIGAGLPVQDPVGSMIIDIGGGTTEVAVISLAGIVYAQSVRIAGDEMDDAIVQYLKRKYNLLVGERTAESVKIQIGSAFPFDEPHKIEIKGRDLIGGIPKTITVSDSDIREALHDPIHAIVDAVRTALERTPPELAADIADKGIVMAGGGALLHGLDVLISHETHLKVRVAEDPLSCVVLGTGKALDELDLLKRVCLEA is encoded by the coding sequence ATGATTTTCGATTGGTTTTTCGGCATGTTCTCTAATGATCTGGCTATCGACCTTGGCACCGCCAACACGGTCATCTACGTAAAGGGCAAGGGGATTGTTCTCAGCGAACCGTCGGTGGTGGCGATCAAGAAGGGGACCAACATGGTCCTGCAGGTGGGACGCGACGCCAAAGAGATGCTCGGCCGAACCCCCGGGAGCATTGTTGCGATTCGTCCGTTGAAGGACGGTGTCATCGCCGACTTCGATATTACCGAGGCGATGATTAAGCATTTTATCGTGAAGATTCACAATCGGAAGACCCTTGTCCGCCCCAGAATCGTGATCGGCGTCCCCTCCGGCATCACCCAGGTCGAGCGACGCGCCATTCGCGATGCGGCAGAGCAGGCGGGAGCGCGCGAGGTCTACCTGATGGAAGAGCCGATGGCGGCGGCCATCGGGGCCGGATTGCCGGTTCAGGACCCCGTGGGCAGCATGATCATCGACATCGGGGGCGGTACGACCGAGGTGGCCGTCATCTCCCTGGCTGGGATCGTGTATGCCCAGTCGGTCAGGATTGCCGGGGACGAGATGGATGACGCGATTGTCCAGTATCTGAAGCGGAAGTATAACCTGCTTGTAGGAGAACGGACCGCAGAGAGCGTGAAGATCCAGATCGGCTCGGCGTTTCCGTTCGACGAACCCCATAAAATCGAAATTAAAGGGCGCGACCTGATCGGCGGCATCCCAAAGACCATTACCGTCAGCGATAGCGACATCCGAGAGGCCCTCCACGATCCGATCCATGCCATTGTCGACGCGGTCCGAACAGCCTTGGAGCGGACGCCGCCTGAGCTGGCCGCCGACATCGCGGACAAAGGGATCGTGATGGCCGGCGGCGGGGCCCTGCTGCACGGCCTGGATGTGCTGATCTCCCATGAGACCCACCTCAAGGTGCGGGTGGCCGAAGATCCGCTCTCGTGTGTCGTGCTCGGAACAGGGAAGGCGCTGGACGAGCTGGACCTTTTGAAGCGGGTGTGCCTCGAGGCGTAA
- a CDS encoding Rod shape-determining protein MreC precursor: MTRLLFRYRRTLVLSTALLLAFVLMTLQVRSGSSVALFTKQILLTSISPFLRVVTKSFDITATVWNEYVDLRRVRRDNQLLKEEVRQLRAEVGELRETALEHARLGHLLQLGNRMGTEAVVARVIGKDTTNWFRTILIDTGANQGIRRHMTVVTREGLVGRVVDVTALASRVQLITDPESAVGVLIQRSRTIGVAAGSQGGAIQIKYLPLMADVAVDDRIITSGMGGIFPKGIPVGKIVRSSRPTNGTLFQLIEAQPHADFSRLEEVMVLKRPPSSGPSWAGEEPPP; this comes from the coding sequence ATGACTCGACTGCTGTTTCGATATCGACGGACACTCGTCCTTTCGACCGCTCTGCTGTTGGCCTTCGTGTTGATGACGCTGCAAGTTCGCAGCGGCAGCTCCGTCGCACTATTTACGAAGCAGATTCTCCTCACCTCCATCTCCCCGTTTCTGCGAGTTGTCACGAAGAGCTTCGATATCACCGCGACGGTCTGGAATGAGTACGTTGATCTTCGCCGGGTTCGCCGCGACAATCAGCTTCTGAAGGAGGAGGTCAGACAACTCCGAGCTGAGGTGGGAGAACTGCGCGAAACAGCCCTGGAACATGCTCGTCTTGGCCATCTCCTTCAATTGGGCAACCGAATGGGTACGGAGGCGGTTGTCGCCAGGGTCATCGGCAAAGACACGACAAACTGGTTCAGAACGATCCTGATTGATACGGGGGCGAACCAGGGAATCCGGCGCCACATGACGGTCGTGACTCGTGAAGGGCTGGTAGGTCGGGTGGTAGATGTTACAGCATTGGCGTCTCGGGTACAGCTCATTACCGATCCGGAAAGCGCGGTCGGCGTACTGATCCAACGAAGCCGTACCATCGGAGTTGCGGCGGGGAGCCAAGGCGGCGCGATTCAGATCAAGTATCTTCCGTTGATGGCCGACGTGGCCGTCGACGACCGGATTATCACCTCGGGGATGGGCGGGATCTTTCCAAAAGGCATTCCGGTGGGTAAGATTGTACGTTCGAGCCGACCGACGAACGGTACGTTATTTCAATTAATTGAGGCGCAGCCTCACGCCGATTTCTCGCGCCTGGAGGAGGTGATGGTTCTGAAACGACCGCCTTCGAGCGGCCCGTCATGGGCAGGCGAGGAGCCTCCGCCATGA
- a CDS encoding putative Rod shape-determining protein MreD (Evidence 3 : Function proposed based on presence of conserved amino acid motif, structural feature or limited homology) yields MITFLLALIGACLLQTAIVPRLAIGGIQPDLFLILLFGLSLSIGPELAAAAGFLIGLYQDALSGAPLGLNAFALSVIGFLLSGLSQQVKTTQPVWRFTLLCVAGLLSGLITLLLLRFFHAPRPLTSALLWTALPSALYTGMLGTALLGALRPNTNKGLT; encoded by the coding sequence ATGATAACGTTTCTGCTCGCGCTTATTGGCGCCTGCCTTCTCCAGACCGCCATCGTCCCTCGACTGGCTATCGGCGGTATTCAGCCGGACCTATTCCTGATCCTCCTCTTCGGACTCAGTCTTTCAATAGGGCCGGAGCTGGCCGCCGCAGCCGGCTTCCTCATCGGCCTGTACCAGGACGCGCTTTCGGGCGCTCCTCTTGGCCTCAACGCATTCGCGTTGAGTGTGATCGGCTTCCTGCTGAGCGGATTGAGTCAGCAGGTGAAGACGACCCAGCCGGTCTGGCGATTTACTCTGCTCTGTGTGGCCGGTCTACTGTCCGGGCTCATCACCCTGCTGCTTCTTCGTTTCTTTCATGCGCCCCGCCCCCTGACGTCCGCCCTCCTGTGGACCGCACTGCCGAGCGCGCTCTATACCGGGATGTTGGGGACCGCGCTGCTCGGCGCGCTGAGGCCGAACACCAACAAAGGCCTGACCTGA
- the mrdA gene encoding Penicillin-binding protein 2: protein MSREREISNRYAPFQKRIRVAAILVSAAVLILVLRLWALQILEGDHLLQLSLNNRLRLRPVEAPRGLILDRNGELLVENLASFDLYATPEDMPDVEDATRRLAEILQSSPDELRQRVSQGQGSQLEPVLLRKGVDERIVAAIEEHKIDLPGVSLRVRPVRTYPNGGSAATLLGYVAEVSQTQLKSKEFRDFRPGETMGQAGIERRYDAFIRGVDGGEQVEVDALGKVNRLIRQVEPQSGFSLHLTLDNRLQRVAEEALQGRSGALIAVHPSTGEILAMVSQPSYDPNQFSQRMTPDQWRKLTGDPRHPMQNKGLQGQYAPGSIFKLVTALAALEKGSITPETKFSCDGVFSLGSHLFHDWKKGGHGTLDLRQAIANSCNIYFYHTALKAGIGEIARVARELGLGAPSGLGLSGEARGIIPPKPTVPPEAGGWYPGNTVMAGIGQGMVTVTPMQAVMMVSAIANGGSLYRPWVVRKVETLDRDMIEEYGPELVRKVNIDPDNLAIVREGMQAVVSEGTGGRAKIPGLRVGGKTGTAQVVENKKSGSQRGDQRDNAWFVAFAPADHPQIAIAVVVEHGGFGGQVAAPIAKSLLEAWFKLPKESRPAQVAEAEPTEGD, encoded by the coding sequence ATGAGCAGGGAACGTGAGATCTCGAACCGCTACGCCCCCTTCCAGAAACGGATCAGGGTGGCCGCCATCCTGGTCTCAGCAGCCGTCCTGATCCTGGTGCTCCGTCTCTGGGCGCTGCAGATCCTGGAAGGCGATCATCTACTCCAACTCTCCCTCAATAATCGCCTCCGCCTCCGCCCGGTCGAGGCGCCCAGAGGGCTCATCCTCGATCGAAACGGAGAGCTCCTGGTAGAGAATCTGGCCTCCTTTGACCTGTATGCGACACCGGAGGATATGCCTGATGTTGAGGATGCCACGCGGCGACTTGCGGAGATCCTCCAGTCCTCACCGGATGAGTTGCGGCAGCGGGTCTCGCAAGGACAGGGCTCACAACTGGAGCCGGTGCTGTTACGGAAAGGAGTGGATGAGCGAATCGTTGCGGCCATCGAGGAGCACAAGATCGATTTGCCGGGCGTGAGCCTTCGAGTCAGGCCGGTGCGCACGTATCCGAATGGCGGGTCCGCCGCTACCCTGCTGGGCTATGTTGCCGAGGTGAGTCAGACGCAACTCAAGTCGAAAGAGTTTCGAGACTTTCGTCCGGGTGAGACGATGGGGCAGGCCGGAATCGAGCGGCGATATGATGCGTTCATACGGGGCGTCGACGGCGGGGAACAGGTGGAGGTGGACGCGCTCGGAAAAGTCAACCGGCTGATCCGGCAGGTTGAACCGCAGTCCGGATTCAGTCTGCATCTCACGCTCGATAACCGGTTGCAGCGGGTCGCGGAAGAGGCCTTGCAGGGCAGAAGCGGCGCGCTCATCGCGGTTCACCCATCTACCGGTGAAATCCTGGCGATGGTCAGCCAGCCGTCGTACGATCCAAACCAGTTCTCTCAGCGCATGACCCCTGACCAGTGGCGGAAGCTCACTGGTGACCCGCGCCATCCCATGCAAAACAAAGGGCTCCAGGGCCAGTACGCGCCTGGCTCCATCTTCAAGCTGGTGACCGCGCTTGCCGCTCTCGAGAAGGGGTCCATCACGCCTGAAACCAAGTTCTCCTGCGACGGCGTCTTCAGTCTCGGCTCCCATCTCTTCCACGACTGGAAGAAAGGCGGTCATGGGACGTTAGATCTCCGGCAGGCCATCGCCAACTCCTGCAACATCTACTTCTATCATACCGCCCTCAAAGCCGGAATTGGAGAGATCGCCCGCGTTGCCCGCGAGCTGGGGCTTGGCGCCCCATCCGGGCTCGGGCTGAGCGGTGAAGCGCGGGGCATCATCCCCCCCAAGCCAACCGTTCCACCGGAGGCAGGCGGATGGTATCCCGGCAACACCGTGATGGCCGGAATCGGACAAGGGATGGTCACTGTCACGCCGATGCAGGCCGTGATGATGGTCTCCGCCATTGCCAACGGGGGGTCCCTCTACCGCCCATGGGTCGTGCGGAAGGTCGAGACACTGGACCGTGACATGATCGAGGAGTACGGCCCAGAACTCGTCCGGAAGGTCAATATCGATCCTGATAATCTGGCTATCGTCAGAGAAGGGATGCAGGCGGTCGTCAGCGAGGGGACGGGGGGTCGCGCCAAGATTCCCGGACTCCGGGTGGGCGGTAAGACGGGGACCGCACAGGTGGTAGAGAATAAGAAGAGCGGTTCGCAGCGGGGCGATCAACGGGACAACGCCTGGTTCGTGGCCTTTGCACCCGCAGATCATCCCCAGATCGCCATTGCCGTGGTGGTCGAGCACGGCGGGTTCGGCGGTCAAGTGGCTGCGCCGATTGCGAAGAGCCTTCTGGAGGCGTGGTTCAAGTTGCCCAAAGAATCGAGGCCGGCTCAGGTTGCTGAGGCGGAACCGACCGAAGGCGACTGA
- the mrdB gene encoding Rod shape-determining protein rodA: MSVSRRVLPAFDWRLVAAAVGLAALSVLIIYSTSGMHASLFRRSLYLKQATWMVMGVFAMVLLCVVPYRTTWSLAYPLYAFLLVALLLVALIGRTGMGAQRWLSIGSFAFQPSEFMKLSLIILLARYFEDRKDELHTPRIFILPIILTLVPMAFVLRQPDLGTAIMLLLISASILVVMGLKIRYLVLLGAAGAAVAPVLWHFLHDYQKNRVLVFIYPDMDPMGAGYHVAQSKIAVGSGGLIGKGWMAATQSQLNFLPENHTDFIFAGLAEQWGFIGSLGLLLVYAYLLSRGLRLAKDAHDLFTMVTSFGIVCMMAWQVVINVGMVTGIMPVVGIPLPLLSYGGSSMLMNMLAVGCLLNIQKHRYLY, translated from the coding sequence ATGTCGGTATCTCGCCGCGTTCTACCCGCCTTCGACTGGCGGCTTGTCGCCGCGGCCGTCGGGCTAGCGGCCCTAAGCGTCCTGATCATCTACAGTACGAGCGGGATGCACGCCTCGCTCTTCCGAAGATCGCTGTACCTGAAGCAGGCGACCTGGATGGTGATGGGAGTCTTCGCCATGGTCCTGCTCTGTGTCGTCCCGTACCGGACAACCTGGAGCCTGGCCTATCCGCTGTATGCCTTTCTGCTTGTTGCGCTGTTGCTTGTCGCCCTGATCGGCCGGACCGGCATGGGCGCCCAGCGATGGCTCAGCATCGGATCGTTCGCGTTTCAGCCCTCGGAATTCATGAAGCTGTCACTCATCATCCTGCTGGCTCGCTACTTTGAAGACCGCAAAGACGAGTTACATACGCCTCGGATCTTCATCCTGCCGATCATCCTGACCCTTGTGCCGATGGCCTTTGTCCTGCGGCAACCCGATCTTGGCACCGCCATTATGCTGCTCTTAATCTCCGCCAGCATCCTGGTAGTGATGGGGCTGAAGATTCGCTACCTCGTTCTGCTCGGCGCAGCCGGAGCTGCCGTCGCCCCGGTGCTCTGGCACTTTCTGCATGACTACCAGAAGAATCGAGTGCTCGTATTTATCTATCCCGACATGGATCCCATGGGGGCAGGTTATCATGTCGCCCAATCGAAGATCGCCGTCGGCTCGGGCGGATTGATCGGAAAGGGATGGATGGCGGCTACGCAGAGCCAGCTCAACTTCCTGCCGGAGAATCACACCGACTTCATCTTCGCCGGCCTTGCGGAGCAATGGGGCTTCATCGGCTCTCTGGGCTTGCTGCTGGTCTATGCCTACCTTCTTTCACGGGGCCTGCGCCTCGCTAAGGATGCCCACGACCTGTTCACCATGGTCACGAGCTTCGGCATCGTGTGTATGATGGCGTGGCAGGTCGTCATCAATGTCGGGATGGTGACCGGCATCATGCCGGTGGTCGGCATTCCGCTTCCGCTGCTGTCCTACGGGGGCTCGTCCATGCTGATGAATATGCTGGCCGTCGGCTGCCTGCTCAACATTCAGAAGCATCGCTATCTGTATTGA